From Lemur catta isolate mLemCat1 chromosome 21, mLemCat1.pri, whole genome shotgun sequence, a single genomic window includes:
- the GP9 gene encoding platelet glycoprotein IX isoform X1 has protein sequence MSPPGPQAGRFGPPSGLSCPKPSQVSGRPCDPGTERRPASVPCRSRAWPGDVDSQWESGLARRRWGTLSKSLALSGPQFSHRKRRPTPGLGTRHVPRSRAHFADEKTEAPRGQPPSLQPACPMHAWGTLLLLWVAAEATEDCPSPCTCRALETMGLLVDCRGRGLVALPELPPNTRHLLLANNSLRSVPPGAFDHLPQLHTLNVTQNPWHCGCGLTYLRLWLEDRAPEALLQIQCTSPDVPKLWPLGQLTGYELGGCGWRVRTPWASPGLHWDWALVAVATLGLALLAGLLCLSAEPLP, from the exons ATGTCACCACCAGGGCCTCAAGCAGGACGGTTCGGGCCACCGAGCGGGCTGTCCTGCCCGAAGCCCTCGCAGGTAAGTGGCCGTCCTTGTGACCCAGGGACCGAGAGGAGGCCAGCTTCTGTCCCCTGCAGAAGCCGGGCTTGGCCAGGGGACGTTGATTCGCAGTGGGAGTCTGGTCTTGCACGCAGACGCTGGGggaccctgagcaagtcacttgccctctctgggccccagttctCCCACCGCAAGCGTCGGCCAAC GCCCGGGCTGGGGACTCGCCACGTCCCACGGTCACGAGCCCATTTCGcagacgagaaaactgaggcccccaGAGGGCAG CCACCGTCTCTGCAGCCAGCCTGCCCGATGCACGCCTGGGGGACGCTGCTTTTGCTCTGGGTCGCCGCGGAGGCCACCGAGGATTGCCCGTCCCCGTGCACCTGCCGGGCCCTGGAAACCATGGGGCTGCTGGTGGACTGCAGGGGCCGGGGGCTGGTGGCCCTGCCCGAGCTGCCCCCCAACACCCGCCACCTCCTGCTGGCCAACAACAGCCTGCGCTCGGTGCCCCCCGGGGCCTTCGACCACCTGCCCCAGCTGCACACGCTCAATGTCACCCAGAACCCCTGGCACTGCGGCTGCGGCCTCACCTACCTGCGCCTCTGGCTGGAGGACCGCGCCCCCGAGGCTCTGCTGCAGATCCAGTGCACCAGCCCGGATGTCCCCAAGCTCTGGCCGCTGGGACAGCTCACCGGCTACGAGCTAGGGGGCTGCGGGTGGCGGGTCCGGACCCCCTGGGCCTCCCCGGGGCTGCACTGGGACTGGGCGCTGGTGGCCGTGGCCACCCTGGGGCTGGCCCTCCTCGCCGGGCTGCTGTGCCTCTCCGCAGAGCCCCTGCCCTGA
- the GP9 gene encoding platelet glycoprotein IX isoform X2: MSPPGPQAGRFGPPSGLSCPKPSQVSGRPCDPGTERRPASVPCRSRAWPGDVDSQWESGLARRRWGTLSKSLALSGPQFSHRKRRPTPGLGTRHVPRSRAHFADEKTEAPRGQPACPMHAWGTLLLLWVAAEATEDCPSPCTCRALETMGLLVDCRGRGLVALPELPPNTRHLLLANNSLRSVPPGAFDHLPQLHTLNVTQNPWHCGCGLTYLRLWLEDRAPEALLQIQCTSPDVPKLWPLGQLTGYELGGCGWRVRTPWASPGLHWDWALVAVATLGLALLAGLLCLSAEPLP, translated from the exons ATGTCACCACCAGGGCCTCAAGCAGGACGGTTCGGGCCACCGAGCGGGCTGTCCTGCCCGAAGCCCTCGCAGGTAAGTGGCCGTCCTTGTGACCCAGGGACCGAGAGGAGGCCAGCTTCTGTCCCCTGCAGAAGCCGGGCTTGGCCAGGGGACGTTGATTCGCAGTGGGAGTCTGGTCTTGCACGCAGACGCTGGGggaccctgagcaagtcacttgccctctctgggccccagttctCCCACCGCAAGCGTCGGCCAAC GCCCGGGCTGGGGACTCGCCACGTCCCACGGTCACGAGCCCATTTCGcagacgagaaaactgaggcccccaGAGGGCAG CCAGCCTGCCCGATGCACGCCTGGGGGACGCTGCTTTTGCTCTGGGTCGCCGCGGAGGCCACCGAGGATTGCCCGTCCCCGTGCACCTGCCGGGCCCTGGAAACCATGGGGCTGCTGGTGGACTGCAGGGGCCGGGGGCTGGTGGCCCTGCCCGAGCTGCCCCCCAACACCCGCCACCTCCTGCTGGCCAACAACAGCCTGCGCTCGGTGCCCCCCGGGGCCTTCGACCACCTGCCCCAGCTGCACACGCTCAATGTCACCCAGAACCCCTGGCACTGCGGCTGCGGCCTCACCTACCTGCGCCTCTGGCTGGAGGACCGCGCCCCCGAGGCTCTGCTGCAGATCCAGTGCACCAGCCCGGATGTCCCCAAGCTCTGGCCGCTGGGACAGCTCACCGGCTACGAGCTAGGGGGCTGCGGGTGGCGGGTCCGGACCCCCTGGGCCTCCCCGGGGCTGCACTGGGACTGGGCGCTGGTGGCCGTGGCCACCCTGGGGCTGGCCCTCCTCGCCGGGCTGCTGTGCCTCTCCGCAGAGCCCCTGCCCTGA
- the GP9 gene encoding platelet glycoprotein IX isoform X3, protein MHAWGTLLLLWVAAEATEDCPSPCTCRALETMGLLVDCRGRGLVALPELPPNTRHLLLANNSLRSVPPGAFDHLPQLHTLNVTQNPWHCGCGLTYLRLWLEDRAPEALLQIQCTSPDVPKLWPLGQLTGYELGGCGWRVRTPWASPGLHWDWALVAVATLGLALLAGLLCLSAEPLP, encoded by the coding sequence ATGCACGCCTGGGGGACGCTGCTTTTGCTCTGGGTCGCCGCGGAGGCCACCGAGGATTGCCCGTCCCCGTGCACCTGCCGGGCCCTGGAAACCATGGGGCTGCTGGTGGACTGCAGGGGCCGGGGGCTGGTGGCCCTGCCCGAGCTGCCCCCCAACACCCGCCACCTCCTGCTGGCCAACAACAGCCTGCGCTCGGTGCCCCCCGGGGCCTTCGACCACCTGCCCCAGCTGCACACGCTCAATGTCACCCAGAACCCCTGGCACTGCGGCTGCGGCCTCACCTACCTGCGCCTCTGGCTGGAGGACCGCGCCCCCGAGGCTCTGCTGCAGATCCAGTGCACCAGCCCGGATGTCCCCAAGCTCTGGCCGCTGGGACAGCTCACCGGCTACGAGCTAGGGGGCTGCGGGTGGCGGGTCCGGACCCCCTGGGCCTCCCCGGGGCTGCACTGGGACTGGGCGCTGGTGGCCGTGGCCACCCTGGGGCTGGCCCTCCTCGCCGGGCTGCTGTGCCTCTCCGCAGAGCCCCTGCCCTGA